One genomic window of Terriglobales bacterium includes the following:
- a CDS encoding EamA family transporter produces MSVATTWSAIGVIVVASTAGDVLTAKAMKQVGDLGELWDQQGFFACVKKVTTNKWFVAGVMAMAVAFFSLLFALSWADVSMVAPAAASLSFVTNAIAAKFFLHEAVDARRWAAALCVCAGVALLAL; encoded by the coding sequence ATGAGCGTGGCAACCACGTGGTCGGCGATCGGCGTGATCGTGGTGGCCTCGACCGCGGGCGACGTCCTGACGGCGAAGGCGATGAAGCAGGTCGGCGACCTCGGCGAGCTCTGGGACCAGCAGGGGTTCTTCGCCTGCGTGAAGAAGGTCACGACCAACAAGTGGTTCGTGGCGGGTGTGATGGCGATGGCGGTGGCGTTCTTCTCGCTGCTGTTCGCGCTGAGCTGGGCGGATGTGAGCATGGTCGCGCCGGCGGCGGCGTCGCTCTCGTTCGTCACCAACGCGATCGCGGCAAAGTTCTTCCTGCACGAAGCCGTCGACGCGCGCCGCTGGGCGGCGGCCCTGTGCGTGTGCGCAGGCGTAGCGCTGCTGGCGCTGTAG